From Brassica oleracea var. oleracea cultivar TO1000 chromosome C3, BOL, whole genome shotgun sequence, a single genomic window includes:
- the LOC106334916 gene encoding uncharacterized protein LOC106334916 → MGCAASKLDNEDTVRRCKDRRRLMTESVRARHQLAAAHADYCRSLRLTGSALSSFAAGEPLAVSDQTPAVFLHTPSEHSSSNYIPPRVPPSPSVYTPPPRAPSVASSNSKLPPIVTAPPSNRRRKQQQQQPKLPHILSSPSSSERSNFMPSSFYPRAYQNSTYSATPSQASSVWNWENFYPPSPPDSEFFNRKSQERQQHNRFSDQERQHDLHNRFSDTETERSEHDFFDSRKEKQFDTETERSAHSRKQKKQFETLEEAEREEVQCSEWEDHDHYSTTSSSDAAHEEEEEEEDDDRDSISEVGTRSDFGSSVKTSSMRRQHAPMAQEYSGGGVGQDKYGKGDDAATSYSGRGDVSDMKMVVRHRDLKEIVDAIKENFDKAAEAGEQVSQMLNIGKAQLDRSFSHLKKTVIHSSSVLSNLSSTWTSKPPLEVKYRLDTTALEQPGGPKSLCSSLDRLLAWEKKLYEEVKAREGFKIEHEKKLSKLQSQEYKGDNETKLDKTKGSITRLQSLIIVTSQAVSTTSTAIVRLRDTDLVPQLVELCHGFMYMWKAMHQFHEIQNNIVQQVQGLINRSGKGESTSELHRQATRDLETAVSLWHSSFCRLIKFQREFIRSVQAWFKLTLLPVCHDENPGHKEPVDAYAFCDEWKLTLDRVPDTVASEAIKSFINVVHVISAKQSEELKIKKRTESASKELEKKASSLRNIERKYYQSYSTVGFGLPDSGPDNGHGLDARDPLTEKKLELGACQRRVEEEMLKHSKAIEVTRAMTLNNLQTGLPGVFQALTSFSALFTESLQTVCTRSYSIK, encoded by the exons GGCGAGCCTCTCGCCGTATCGGATCAGACTCCCGCCGTGTTTCTCCACACTCCGAGCGAACACTCGTCCTCCAATTATATACCTCCACGTGTCCCTCCGTCGCCTTCCGTCTACACTCCCCCGCCGCGGGCTCCTTCCGTTGCTAGCTCCAACAGCAAGCTGCCTCCGATCGTTACGGCTCCACCCTCTAATCGGAGACGGAAGCAGCAGCAGCAGCAGCCGAAGCTGCCTCATATACTCTCGAGCCCTTCGTCAAGCGAGAGATCTAACTTCATGCCGTCGAGTTTCTACCCTAGGGCTTACCAGAACTCGACTTACTCCGCCACGCCTTCTCAAGCCTCCTCGGTCTGGAACTGGGAGAACTTCTACCCTCCGTCCCCTCCCGATTCCGAGTTCTTTAACCGGAAATCTCAAGAGAGGCAGCAACATAACCGGTTTAGCGATCAAGAGAGGCAACACGACTTACATAACCGGTTTAGCGATACGGAAACCGAGAGATCTGAGCATGATTTCTTCGATTCGAGGAAGGAGAAGCAGTTTGATACGGAGACAGAGAGATCAGCCCACTCGAGGAAGCAGAAGAAGCAGTTTGAGACCTTGGAGGAAGCAGAGAGAGAGGAAGTGCAGTGTAGCGAATGGGAGGATCACGATCATTACAGCACCACTAGCTCATCGGACGCCGCCCATGAGGAGGAGGAGGAGGAGGAGGATGATGATAGAGATTCAATCTCCGAAGTTGGAACGCGTTCTGACTTCGGATCTTCTGTGAAGACTAGTTCGATGAGACGGCAGCACGCACCAATGGCGCAGGAGTATAGCGGTGGAGGCGTTGGACAAGACAAGTACGGGAAAGGAGACGACGCGGCTACGAGTTACAGCGGGAGAGGAGATGTCTCTGACATGAAGATGGTGGTGAGACACAGAGATTTGAAGGAGATTGTGGATGCCATCAAGGAGAACTTCGACAAGGCGGCTGAGGCCGGAGAACAAGTCTCTCAGATGCTCAATATTGGCAAGGCTCAGCTCGACCGCAGTTTCAGCCACTTGAAGA AAACGGTGATTCATTCGAGTAGTGTACTGAGCAACCTGAGCTCAACCTGGACCTCTAAGCCGCCATTGGAAGTCAAGTACAGGCTTGACACAACCGCACTTGAGCAACCGGGAGGTCCCAAGAGCCTTTGTTCCAGTCTAGACCGCCTCTTGGCATGGGAAAAGAAACTCTATGAGGAAGTCAAG GCTAGAGAAGGGTTTAAGATTGAACACGAAAAAAAGTTGTCGAAACTTCAAAGTCAAGAGTACAAGGGGGATAATGAGACTAAGCTGGACAAGACAAAGGGGTCTATAACTAGGTTGCAGTCTCTTATAATTGTTACTTCCCAGGCCGTCAGCACAACTTCTACTGCCATTGTCCGCCTTCGAGATACTGATCTTGTCCCGCAGCTCGTTGAACTCTGTCACGG CTTCATGTACATGTGGAAAGCAATGCATCAGTTCCACGAGATTCAGAACAACATCGTGCAGCAAGTTCAGGGGCTCATTAACAGGTCAGGCAAAGGGGAATCAACATCTGAACTACACCGACAAGCAACACGCGACTTGGAAACAGCCGTGTCTCTATGGCACTCCAGTTTCTGTCGGCTGATTAAATTCCAACGGGAGTTCATACGTTCGGTTCAAGCCTGGTTCAAGCTAACTCTCCTCCCAGTTTGCCACGACGAGAACCCCGGTCACAAAGAGCCGGTAGATGCCTACGCGTTTTGCGATGAGTGGAAGCTTACTCTTGACCGAGTCCCAGACACAGTGGCTTCAGAAGCAATCAAGAGCTTCATCAACGTTGTCCACGTGATATCCGCGAAACAATCAGAGGAGCTAAAGATAAAGAAACGAACCGAATCAGCATCAAAGGAGCTTGAGAAGAAAGCTTCATCGCTTAGGAACATCGAAAGGAAGTACTACCAGTCATACTCCACGGTCGGGTTTGGTCTCCCGGATTCAGGACCAGACAACGGACACGGGCTAGACGCTCGTGACCCCCTCACGGAGAAAAAGTTAGAGCTAGGAGCATGTCAGAGAAGAGTGGAGGAAGAGATGCTGAAACATTCAAAGGCAATAGAAGTGACAAGAGCCATGACTTTGAATAATTTACAGACGGGTTTGCCAGGTGTGTTCCAAGCTTTAACCAGTTTCTCAGCTCTGTTCACGGAGTCCTTACAAACGGTATGCACTCGCTCATACTCCATCAAATAG